The following proteins are co-located in the Acidimicrobiales bacterium genome:
- a CDS encoding VOC family protein — translation MTNRLSAPVGAPCWADLWTTDVEGSRRFYSDLFGWQALEPSPEFGGYWMFDRDGAPTAGGMGSMGEMTADNAWKPYFCTDDIDDTLKRAEASGATVRGGAMPVADLGVQAVLSDPTGAVFGLWQPGTFGGFTVIGEHGAPSWFELHTRDHPTAVAFYRDLFGYDIDPVSDTDDFRYFTFRARGSDEDCGGIMDSSHWLQPGGEHWAIYWHVDDAAAAVESVKSLGGSVKQGPDNTPYGVLALVTDPAGADFKLRANG, via the coding sequence ATGACCAACCGACTTTCGGCACCCGTCGGAGCACCCTGCTGGGCCGACCTATGGACGACAGACGTAGAGGGCAGCCGGCGTTTCTACAGCGATCTCTTCGGCTGGCAAGCACTCGAGCCGTCGCCCGAGTTCGGCGGGTACTGGATGTTCGACCGCGACGGCGCCCCGACCGCCGGCGGCATGGGGTCCATGGGCGAGATGACCGCCGACAACGCCTGGAAGCCGTACTTCTGCACCGACGACATCGACGACACCCTCAAGAGGGCCGAAGCGTCCGGGGCGACCGTGCGCGGCGGCGCGATGCCAGTCGCGGACCTCGGCGTGCAGGCAGTGCTGTCCGACCCGACCGGTGCCGTGTTCGGCCTGTGGCAGCCGGGCACCTTCGGCGGCTTCACGGTGATCGGGGAGCATGGCGCTCCGAGCTGGTTCGAGCTGCACACCCGTGACCATCCCACAGCTGTCGCCTTCTACCGCGACCTGTTCGGCTACGACATCGATCCCGTCTCCGATACCGACGATTTCCGCTACTTCACCTTCCGCGCTCGCGGCTCGGACGAGGACTGCGGCGGCATCATGGACTCCAGCCACTGGCTCCAACCGGGCGGTGAACACTGGGCCATCTACTGGCACGTCGACGATGCAGCTGCTGCCGTCGAGAGCGTCAAGTCTTTGGGAGGCTCGGTGAAGCAGGGGCCGGACAACACTCCCTACGGCGTGCTGGCACTCGTCACCGACCCCGCCGGCGCCGACTTCAAGCTTCGCGCCAACGGCTGA